A region of the Chryseobacterium cucumeris genome:
ATGCATTAAAAATATCACCTGCCGCCGACCTGGCTCTTCCGGTATCATTTCTGTTCAGAAAGCTTGCCGTAAAATTGACGAACCCATTATGACCAATTTTAGTTCCGTAATTAAGATCAAGCTGATATTTCTCTCCATCCCATCCTCCGGTATGATCATTAGCTCCTTTCGAATTAAATCCACCTCCCATAATTGCTGCGGTAAATGCATTGGTATTTTTCTTCATGATCACATTAATGACTCCGGCAATTGCATCAGAGCCGTATTGCGCTGAAGCCCCATCCCTCAATACTTCCAGCCTTTCAATAGCAAAAGCAGGAATAGCATTCAGATCGGTCCCTACAGAGCCTCTACCCGGAGAACCGTTAATATTAACCAGTGATGAAGTATGCCTTCTCTTTCCATTAAGTAAAACAAGTACCTGATCCGGCCCGAGCCCTCTCAATTGAGCTGGATCAACATGATCCGTACCATCTGCTACAGTTGTTGAATTGGAAGTAAAAGACGGTGCAGCATAGTTTAAGATCTGATTAAGATCGGTTTGCGGACTTAGTACAGATTGTGATCCAATATTGATAACATCCACAGGAACAGGTGTATCGGTTGCAACTCGGCTTTTATTTCTGGATCCTACAGTAATTTTAACTTCATCTACTGCCTTTACTTTTATAGAATCTTTCGTTTGTGCATTTAGGCTGGCTGACACAAAGACCAAGGTTCCCAAAAAGATAATTTTCTGGTAATTTTTTTTCATGTATTTTTTTTTCAAATGTAATAATTCAATTTTTAAAAAATGAAAATAATTTCATAAAAAATCTAAATTAATTAAATATTACATAATAAAATTGAATAAATAAATACATTAATCAAATAAAATTTAAAAAATATTAACAAATGAAAAAAGTAAAGTATAATTTTCATATTCCTAATAAAAACAGCTATTTACACAAAAAATTCAATAATTTTGTTGTAAGAAAAAACAATCATATGAAGAAGATTTTAATTGCTTCGATGCTTTTGGCTGCACAGCTCAGCTGGGCACAATTTACTGACATCAATATTATCAAAGAAGTACAGGTAAAAAAGAAAGGTGTTGTAGTCTCTGCACATCCGTTAGCCAGTGAAGCAGGAGCCAAAATCTTAAAGATGGGCGGAAATGCCTACGATGCTGTTACCGCAACACAATATGCCCTTGCTGTAGTGTATCCGCAGGCCGGAAACATCGGTGGCGGAGGATTTCTGGTAGGTGTAAAGAATAATGGTGAAAAATTCACACTGGATTACAGGGAAACAGCTCCGAAAAAGGCTTCCCGTGATATGTATATTGATAAAAAAGGAAAGGCAGATACAGATTTATCCCAGAACGGCAGACTTGCAGTAGGCATCCCGGGAAGTGTAGCAGGATTTTTTGCTACGTTGAAATACTGTAAACTTCCTATGGAAAAGATTATTCAGCCCGCCATTGATCTTGCTGAAAAAGGATTTGCCATCACAGACAAAGAGGCAGAAATGCTGAATAACCAAAGAGAAAAATTCCAGAAACATAATAAATCTTCCATCATTTTTGTAAAAGATACCCCATGGAAAGCCGGAGATCTATTGGTTCAAAAAGATTTAGCTGAAACTTTGAAACTGATCCAGAAACAGGGAGCTAAAGGTTTTTATGAAGGAAAAACAGCTGAACTTTTAGTTGCTGAAATGAAAAGAGGGAACGGAATCATCACATTGGAAGATCTTAAAAACTATAAAGTTGCTGAGAGAAAAGCATTGGAATTTGATTACAAAGGAAACGATGTTGTCACCATGCCTTTACCATCAAGCGGCGGAGTGCTACTTGCCCAGATGCTCAGAATGGCCAGTTTTGAAAACCTTGAAAAATATCAGCAGAACTCAACAAAAGCAGTTCAGATTATGGCTGAAGCAGAAAGAAGAGCGTTCGCAGACAGAGCTGAATATATGGGTGACCCGGATTTTATTCAGGACAAGACCTCTTACCTGATCTCTGATGATTATCTGAAAGGGAGATGGAAAAGTTTTAGTTTTGACAAAGCAACACCAAGTGCAGAAGTCGGTAAAATCATAGCACAACCGAAAGAATCAATGCAGACCACACATATTTCCGTATTGGATAAGGATGGAAATGCAGCTTCTGTAACCACGACTCTTAACGGATATTACGGAAGTAAAGTTTTAGTTACGGGAGCAGGATTCTTTTTAAATAATGAAATGGATGACTTTTCAATCAAACCCGGAGTACCGAATATGTTCGGAGCTGTGGGTGGAGAGGCCAATTCAATACAGCCCAACAAGAGAATGCTTTCTTCAATGACGCCAACGATTATTCTTAAGAATGGAAAACCTTTTATGGTTGTGGGAACTCCCGGAGGCACTACAATACCGACTTCAGTATACCAATCCATTGTGAATGTGGTTGATTTTAAGCTAAATGCGAATATGTCGGTCAATGCACCAAAATTCCATCACCAGTGGCTTCCTGAAACCATAACGGTTGAAAATAATTTTCCGGAAAGTACTATTTCTGAACTGAAAAGCAAGAATTACGTCATTGAAAAGACGAAGTACATCGGAAAAACAGAAATGATTGTTCTTGATGAAAACGGAAATATTCACGCAGTAGCAGACGGCCGTGGAGATGATTCTGTAGCAGTGGAATAAACTACATATTAATATATAAATAGAGTCATGGCTTCATTCTTCGAATGAAGCCATGACTTTTTAATTAATTTATAAAACAAGGTCAACAGATTCTTTTGAATGACTTTTGTCATGTTTTCAGATAAATTTTCTTAATTTTCGCCCTTAAAAAAACAAAACGACTGTTCTTTGAAAGCAAAAAAAATACACAATCAGCTTTATTTCCAGGTGATTATCGCCATCATTGCGGGTATTCTTCTTGGAAAATTTTACCCTGAATTGGGAGAAAAGATGAAACCATTGGGGGATGGATTCATCAAATTGGTAAAAATGATTATCGCTCCGGTAATTTTCATAACCCTTACTTTAGGAATTGCCCACATGACCGATTTGAAAAAAGTAGGCAGAATTGCAATCAAGGCAATGATCTATTTTTTTACCTTTTCAACTCTGGCTCTTATCATCGGATTAGTGGTAGGAAATATTCTGCAGCCGGGACATGGCTTGAACATTGATCCTGCTACCCTTTCGGGCGATGTTTCACAATACCAGGCAAAAGCTCATGAATCTACTCTTACGGGTTTTATTATGAATATTATTCCGGAGACATTATTCAGCCCTTTGGTGGGTGATAATATCCTGCAGGTTCTTCTGGTTGCTATTTTAATGGGAGTTGCTTTGGTTTTAACAAAAGAAAAGAGCCAGAAAGTAACTGATTTTCTACAGGATTTGTCGACTCCGGTATTTAAAATCGTCCATATGCTCATGAAACTTGCCCCGATAGGAGCTTTCGGTGCTATGGCCTTTACCATCGGAAAATATGGACTTCATTCTGTACTGAATCTTATATTCCTGGTAGGTACCTTTTATATTACGTCTATCCTTTTTGTGGTCTTGGTACTGGGAGCGGTGGCATGGTATAACGGATTTAATATTTTCAAACTTCTTTTTTATCTTAAGGAGGAGCTTCTTCTCGTTCTGGGCACAAGCTCTTCAGAGTCTGCCCTACCGGGAATTATGGAAAAACTTGAAAAAGCCGGCTGCTCACGGGCTATTGTAGGCCTTGTAGTTCCTACCGGATATTCTTTCAATCTTGACGGAACAAATATTTATATGACACTGGCCTCTCTCTTTATTGCACAGGCATTAAATATTCATCTTCCTCTCGAAAAGCAACTGATGCTTCTTTTGGTAGCCATGTTAAGTTCAAAAGGCGCAGCTGGTGTCACAGGTGCCGGGTTTGTTACGCTTGCAGCAACATTGGCCGTAGTTCCTGAAATTCCGATTGCAGGAATGACTTTAATTCTTGGAATTGATAAGTTCATGAGCGAATGCAGAGCTTTAACCAATGTCATTGGAAATTCTGTAGCTACAGTTGTAGTGGCCAACTGGGAAAAACAACTTGATAAAAAGCAACTTCAATACTGTCTGGAACATCCGGCTGAAGTGGAAAAGAAACTGGAAGTGTAGACAGGTGGCAGATGGCAGGTTTTAGGTTGCAGGGAATAGGGATAGAATTCAAGGTTCAAGGTTTAAGGTTGTGTGTAAAACGTAACTCGAAATAAACCGAACTCGCAGCCAAACAACCAGTAACTGGTAAACCCGAAACAGATTAACCCACACCAGTAACTGGCTTTAAATCAAAATATTCAAACTTGAAGGCTGTACTTTAACATGAATTGGTGATTTTATCTTATTGAATTCACCGTCAAGATGCCAGTTTTTGGTATTGACTTTAAATGATATTTCAGAGACCGGAAGATAGGTCACATACTCATCATCTTTCAGCCTTTTGGTAAACATTCTGAAAGCAAACAGCGCAGAATACGTCAAAGGAAATTTTTTCACCAAAACCATGTCAACCAATCCGTCACTTTTACTGGCTTTTGGTGCAATATAAGCGTTGTTACCAAACTGCCGGGTATTGGCGATGTTCATCATCAGATATCTGCCGTTATACTGCTGATATTCCTCATCAAAAAACTTCACTTTGATCGGTTTGTAATTGAAGAAGGTTTTCAGAGAAACTTTGATATAGTTTTTGAATCCACGGCTTGTTTTTTCAAACTCTTTAACTACTTTACCGTCAAAACCTGTTCCCGAAACATTGATGGAAAGCCTGTCGTTCACGGTAAATGTATCGATCTTTCTGGAATTTTTTGCTTTTATTTTTTCTAAAAGTTCGTCGAGATTTTTACTGAATTGTGTTTCATTAGAAAAACCGTTTCCTGAACCTGCGGGGAAAATTGCGAGAATTTTCTCTGTATTAATAAGGTTCCTGGCTACTGTAGAAATGGTACCATCCCCTCCTATTGCCACAAAAATATCTACCTTTCCGAAGTGAGACTGGATAAATTCATCTGTCCCGGGAATAGATTCTGAAACATAATACAGAGGATTGTTAACCTTTGCTTTAAGTTCGTTCAAAAACGGCTGATAGTTTTTTTTGGCCGAAAAAGGATTGATAATAAAAGCTACTTTGTCCATTACCGCAAAATTAAAAAATGCTTCCAAAACTGGAAGCATTAATTTACTTAATTTTCATTCTTTCTTTAAATTCTGTATTTAATGTACCTTTCAGATCTTCCCACGAAACAGGAATGGTAATATCTCCGGCAGCAAAAGCAGCAATTTCATAGGGACTGTAGTGAAAATACAGGTTTTTATCATCAAAATAAAAGTTATCAGATGCCGGAATTTTATCCACTAAAAGCATTTCTGAGTTTTTCACTTCTCCGTCACCATCCATCGTACCACTATTCATTTTATCGATATTCTTCATCAGAATGGCTTCAATTTTATTTTTAGGCATTGAAGTAATGTCTTTCAATTCTAATTTTTTGCTGTTTTTCAGATCAAAAACCCTTTCGGAAAATCCGTAATTATCATGTGCTCCACCTTCATATCCGCTTCCCACATATTGGATATGCATATAACCGTTGGTATTGGAAATAAGGTTCATGTGTGAGCTTGAATACCAGTTTTGAGCATAAGTGACATCTGAAGCCCAGTCTTTATTATCATTTTTTACAGAATTGAAATAACTATTTTTTTCATTGTCCAGATAAGCCTGAAGACCTGCTTTGGAAAAGTCTTTAATTTTTTCATTCTGGAAATAGATGCTGTCCAGTAGTTTTTTATCTTTTAAAGAAGGGAAAACCAACAGTTTTGAAGTGTAACTCACTTTTAAGGAGTCTGTAATTTTTGTAGAATCATTGACTTTCACAGAGTCCACTACAAATTCTTCAGTCGCTTTATTTTCTGTTTTTTCTGCTTGCCCTGCCTTTTCATTTTTTTTACAGGCCGTAACTACCAGGAAAGAAGATAATGCTATAACAGCAATCGTATTTTTCATAATTTATTTTTTTGAGTATATATACAAAAACCATTCAAAAGATGAATGGTTTTGGAAAAAAAAATATTTTTTTACTCAGATCACGTCAGACATTACTTTTTAACAAGACTGATTACCTGGTTTTCAAATTTTGAAGCGACGCCCCAAATTTGTTTAAATGCAGGATAGTACTCTTTCGGATAATCTGAACTGTTAATTTTTGTGGTGGTCGTTACCTCCAGCTTATTTCCTTTTTGTACGATAGAATAGGTATATTCTATTTCTTTATCTTCTGTAACAATCTTTTTTTCTTTAGGCATTTCCTCAATCACATATCCTTCCGGAATTTCAAGAGTTACTTTTTTTACTTTCGTGATCGGTGATCCAAAATCGATAGGATATTGTCTTACTTCCGTCTGATCAAATTCATTGGAACTTTTGTTTAAAAACAGCATAGGATTAATGATCATTTTCTTCCCTACTCTGTCAATCAGGTTGGGAGAAGAGAATTTCATACTGCTTTCAAAGTCTCCATTTTCTAAGACTTTTGAATCGATATCCGTAAAGTCCATGGAGAAGTTTTCCTTGTACTGTTTTTTGTATTTCTCAGCATTATCGTCATAGCTGTCTTTTACATACATTGCGTAGGCGCCGGTATCTCTGTCAGAATACGTTCCTGAAATACTTCCGTCGTCATTGATTTTACCATTGACTGTAAGGAAAGTATTACTTGACTTCACATTGGCCATTTGAATCAGAAGAGTCTTGTCTTTGGTGACTAAAATTCCATACTGATTCCAGTTTTTAAGAGGAATCTCATCCAGAGAAGATTGTTTTGAAGTGGCATCATAGATATGCAGCTGGTTATCAATACTGATCGCTGCTAATACAAAATTCATATTGGAAATATTAGGCGAAACCAAGTTGATTAACCCGTTTTCCACCGTAGAAATTACCAACGGATCAGCTTTAAGACCTGCTTCACGAAGCATCATAACAAGAAAAAGACTGATTTCTGCAGCGTTCCCAACTTTAGTTTCCAACAGTTTCCTGATGCCATCTTCTGTGTAGATTCCTTTATCTTTATTCCAGGTAAAGGTTTTTTGAACATAGGAAAAAATAGCATTTGCCTTTTCAAGATCTGTTTTCATTTCTGAAATTCCTGCCGGCATATTTTCTTTTGCCAGTTTTGTTCTTTTCAGTTCTCCTCCAAAATCTTCACTTTCATACAATCTCTTTCCAATCTGATCCCATGAGGAAGAATACAGCTTAAGCTCTCCGAAATTTGTAGAATTCAGCTCAGCACTGATTTTTGTTCTGAAGTTTCTGTCATTTCTTACAAATTTTTCAGTTTTAAAGCCTTTCAGATTTTCATAAGCAAATCTGTAGGTTCTGTATTGTGCACCATATAGGTATCTTTCCTCCATCTCTCTGTACTTAGGAGTAATTCCCCCTGTATAATTTACGTTATATGACATATTAATCGGAGTATCAAAAACGTATTCTGTATTCAGAGAAGGCGTGTCGGATTCTATCAATACTTCAGGAATCATAAATCTGAACGGAGATACAATTTCATATTGATACTCCAGGATTGATCCATTTTTCACACCTGGGAATGCAAATTTTGTGAGAGTAACATATTTATTCTCTTTGCTTTTATATTGAGAACTCTTTTCTACTTTTACAGGAACAGAATTTCCATTTTCAAGATTATAGGTAAAAGCCTTGAATTTACCTAGTGATTCTCTGTTTGAACCGATATTATAGATAGGGATTTCGAGATTCAGCCAATCTTCAGCTTTATCTTTATCATAAATCTTAACTCTGTAAAAATATCTTTTATGCAGATTACCGGTATTGTTATCGATCATAAAATAAGCAGATTTATACAAGATCTCTGCAGGAGCATTTTCATCCAGTAATGATTTGGTTTTAGATAAATCTGCATCATTAAATTTCGGAGGATTCAGAAATTCATATTTCTTCTGAGCATTTACCAGTATTGTGCCGGCTGAGCAAAGAAGCAATACTATTATTTTTTTCATGGCTATATTTTTGTTATTAAAATTTTTGAATTATCCATATTCAGGATCTTTTTTCTGAAACTGATATAGTCATTGTACTTTTCCTTTGGATACAGCCCTTTATTAATCTGTATTTTTCTGATCACTTTTACCTGATCATCACTTTTAACAAAGCTTAGCTTATAAGATCCGAACTCGGAAGTAATGCTTGAGTTATCCGGAGTTTCATCAACTTTATATCCTAAAGGAAGAACAAAAGCAATTTCATATTCATCCTCATAAGACATGCCTACTTCAAAAGGAAGCTCACGGTTTTCATCAGTTTTAAAGACTGCATCATTAAAAATAGGCACAGATCGGAACAATAGGCTGTTTCCTGCTTTTTTAGAGAAATTGTTGGTTTTAAAGTCCAGATCATAGGTAATAACGGCATTGTTTCTGTCGTTATTAAAATTTTTCATTTCAACTTTTTCAAAGTTCAGGATATTAAATCTTTCTTTAACTGCATCATTCTTTTCTTTAGGATTAAGGTTGGCAAATCTCAGATTATCATCATATTGATTTCCGGTATAAGAAAAGTTACCGGTGCCGATAATACTGTTATCCTCATTAAGATTAACTCTCAATGTTTGTTTTTCTTTATTCTGTTCAGCTTTATACACCGGTGTATTGATCAGTTCGATTCCTTTCGGAGTCACAGCAAGTACATTTCTGTCGGTAGTACTGTAATTTAAATGGTTAAAAGCAATTTGCTGAGAGGTATTTTCAAGCCATATATTTCCTTTTTCTGTTGGAACCATAAGAATAATATGATTTCCTCCCATAGAAGGAAATTCGGGATCAAAAGAAACCTGTGACCGACTGGAGGTAATGATGCAATAATTGGAAGGAATCCCTGCTTCATTCAGAAGAACTTTCATATAATTCGTAAGCCCCTTGCAATCTCCATAGCCTTTTTTCTGAACCTCATCCGGCATCATAGGCTGCCATCCACCTATTCCCAAAGCCACAGCAATATATCGGCTTTTGTTCTGCATGTACTGATAAATTTTCTTTACTTTATCTTCTACAGATCCCTGTAATTGTAAAGAGGCTACTTCAGCTTTAATAGCAGGAGTAGATGCAGAAACAGGTACCAAAAGATCATTGTAAATCCAGGTTCCGAAATCTGTCCAGTTATTCAAAGTTCCCTGTTTTCCTGCAAGGCTGAATTTTGTAAGTGTAAAGTTGACCGCAGGTAAGATTTTAACAGGCTCTGGAATCATAAAAGCATCGTCAATAGCAGGTACATTTTTGTATGAATAGGTTTTATCATTTCCACTACCGCTTTCTATCACAGAGGTATAATTGTATTTTGAAGGGTAAATTTTAGATCTGAGTTCTATTCCAGAAGTGTTAACGATTTTAAACTGTGCTTCTTCAAGAGATATTTTAGTAGAAGTAAAAGGTACAAAATCCGGGATAAAAACAGTGTCTTCATCTTCAGCTTCATAGGAAAAATCAATAGTATAAGGATATTGCACCGGTGTATATGAATAAACCAATATCCTGTTATCAGAATAAAAAACTCCCAGAGGATTGTTCGCTACGTCTTTAAAATCAGATTTTGAAACACTTTTAATTTTTTTGCCGGTCTCATCGTAAATCGTAAGTTTTATGTTTGAAATACTTTTTGATTTATCATAAGGGATGTAAGCTACTGCCTCATCGTCACCGTCTTTATTTAAGACTGTAATTATCTTATTTTTCTGATATTTTATTTCATCGATTTTATTGATCTGAACGGTTGTAAATTCTTTTCGGATTACAGCACTCGCATTTTTCTTTAAATTCTCAGGAATGGCAGAGGCAGGATAGCTCTGTGCGAAATATAATGAGGCGGTAGATAATGCCCCGAGGACTAATATTTTCATCATAGTTATTAAGATGGTACAAAAATAATAAAATCTTAATAACTGTTAAAAAAATATAAAAGGCTCCAACATGTGAAGCCTTCAACCTAATACTTAAAAAAGTACTGTTTTAAATGTACCTATAAGGCAATGAACACATTATCAACTTTTCATTGCTTATTTCTGAAAAGTTAAAACAGAATATTTATATTCATTCTATATTGAAATAAGAATATATATTCTGTAACATGAAGGGATAAACTTCAAATTGTCTGTACTCAAATTTATAATAATTTACAATCCATATGATTCAAATACTGTAGAATTAATAATAACGGAAAGTACAATTAATTCTACAATCCTATCGATGATTAATAAAAAAAAGACTTCAGCAATGAAGTCTTTTAATTTTTTTCTTTCTATTTAATCATTCGGGACCAGTTTACTGTCAAAACGATCACTTCCCAATCCCAATACAGGAATAAAAATAAATCCGAAAAGGAGAATCAGAATAGTGTACAGAGGTGTTTCTTTCGCAAAGCCTTTGGCAAGTCTGTCATATACCACCCAGCATGCATAAATGTTTACCAATGGAATAAAGAAAAGAATGATCCACCAAATCGGCTTTTTCACAATTTCCAGTAATACGATCGTGTTGTAAATAGGAATAAAGGCAGCCCAGGCATCTTGTCTTCCTGCTTTCTGGAAGATTTTGTACATGCAGTATCCATAGAATATATAGCAAAGCAGTCCGAAGAACATTGTTCCGATCCCTAATCCTGCAGCAACTGCACCAGAAGCCGCATCTGCTCCGTTGTAAGGATCTGTTTGTAAAAGAGTTAACATATTATTGTTTTTTTGGTTTATCCAAATATAAAAAAAGCTTCTAAATAATCAGAAGCTTTTTTATTATATTTTTAAAAAGGTTTATGCATCAATTTTTGCATATTTCGCATTTTTCTCGATAAATTCTCTTCTTGGCGGAACTTCATCTCCCATCAGCATTGAGAAAATACTGTCTGCTTCCACTGCATTATCAATGGTTACCTGCTTCAGAATTCTGTGTTCAGGATTCAATGTAGTTTCCCACAACTGTTCAGGGTTCATCTCTCCAAGACCTTTGTAACGTTGTACCTCTACTCCTTTTCCGTCCGGAGACATTTCTAAAGTAAATTCCTCACGCTCTTTTTCGTTATAAGCATACACTTTTTTATTTCCTTTCTTTAAAAGGTATAAAGGCGGTTGAGCGATATAGATATAACCATTCTCAATAAGTTCCTTCATATATCTGAAGAAGAAAGTAAGAATCAGTGTTGAAATGTGAGATCCGTCAATATCGGCATCGGTCATGATAACGATCTTGTGGTATCTTAATTTTGCCAGGTTCAATGCTTTGCTGTCTTCCTCAGTACCTACAGAAACCCCAAGAGCAGTATAGATATTTCTGATCTCTTCGTTATCATATACTTTGTGAAGCATAGATTTCTCTACGTTCAGAATTTTACCTCTTAACGGAAGGATAGCCTGGAAGTGTCTGTCTCTTCCCTGTTTAGCCGTACCCCCTGCGGAATCTCCCTCTACAAGGAAGATTTCAGATTCTGCCGGATCTTTTGATGAACAGTCTGATAATTTCCCTGGAAGACCGGAACCTCCCATCGGAGATTTTCTCTGAACCATTTCACGGGCTTTTTTTGCAGCCTGTCTTGCTTTTGCAGCTAAAACAACTTTCTGAACAATCAGCTTAGCTTCATTAGGATTTTCTTCCAGGAAGTTGGTAAGCATTTCCCCTACAATTTTATCTACAGCTCCGGAAACTTCAGAGTTTCCTAATTTTGTTTTAGTCTGTCCTTCAAACTGAGGTTCCATTACTTTTACAGAAACTACAGCTGTTAATCCCTCACGGAAATCATCACCTGTAACTTCTACTTTCTCTTTCTGTGGAATACCCAGATCATCAGCATATTTTTTAAGGGTTCTCGTCAAAGCACGTCTGAAACCTGCAAGGTGAGTTCCTCCTTCATGAGTGTTGATGTTGTTTACGTAAGAGTGAAGATTTTCGTTGAAAGAAGTATTGTAACGCATTGCTACTTCTACAGGAATATCATCTCTTTCTCCTTCCATGAAGATTACATGTTCCATGATAGACTCACGGTTACCATCAATGTAAGCAACGAATTCTTTTAACCCACCTTCTGAATGGAAAACTTCCGAACGGAAAGATCCGTCTTCTAATTTCTCTCTTTCATCAGTTAATGTAATGGTAATTCCTTTGTTAAGGTAAGAAAGTTCTCTTAAACGGCTTGCTAATGTATCGTAATTATAAATTAACTCTGTAAATATACTATCATCCGGCTGGAAAAACTGCTTGGTTCCTCTTTTTTCGCTGTGACCAATCTCCTCAACACCTGTCTGGGCTTTTCCTCTTGAATAAATCTGCTGGTAAACGTTTCCGTCTCTGTAAACCGTAGTGATCATCTCGTTGGAAAGAGCATTCACACACGAAACCCCAACCCCGTGAAGACCTCCTGAAACCTTATAAGAGTCTTTGTCAAACTTACCTCCGGCTCCAATTTTTGTCATTACCACTTCAAGGGCAGATTTCTGCTCTTTTTCGTGGAAATCAACCGGGATACCTCTACCGTTATCACTTACTTCAATTCCGTTTCCTTCCTTGATGCTAACGAAGATCGTGTCGCAGTACCCTGCCAATGCCTCGTCAATAGAGTTATCTACTACTTCATAAACCAAGTGGTGAAGTCCTCTGACTCCTACATCACCAATGTACATTGAAGGACGCATACGAACGTGTTCCA
Encoded here:
- the gyrB gene encoding DNA topoisomerase (ATP-hydrolyzing) subunit B, whose amino-acid sequence is MSQKQYTASSIQALEGMEHVRMRPSMYIGDVGVRGLHHLVYEVVDNSIDEALAGYCDTIFVSIKEGNGIEVSDNGRGIPVDFHEKEQKSALEVVMTKIGAGGKFDKDSYKVSGGLHGVGVSCVNALSNEMITTVYRDGNVYQQIYSRGKAQTGVEEIGHSEKRGTKQFFQPDDSIFTELIYNYDTLASRLRELSYLNKGITITLTDEREKLEDGSFRSEVFHSEGGLKEFVAYIDGNRESIMEHVIFMEGERDDIPVEVAMRYNTSFNENLHSYVNNINTHEGGTHLAGFRRALTRTLKKYADDLGIPQKEKVEVTGDDFREGLTAVVSVKVMEPQFEGQTKTKLGNSEVSGAVDKIVGEMLTNFLEENPNEAKLIVQKVVLAAKARQAAKKAREMVQRKSPMGGSGLPGKLSDCSSKDPAESEIFLVEGDSAGGTAKQGRDRHFQAILPLRGKILNVEKSMLHKVYDNEEIRNIYTALGVSVGTEEDSKALNLAKLRYHKIVIMTDADIDGSHISTLILTFFFRYMKELIENGYIYIAQPPLYLLKKGNKKVYAYNEKEREEFTLEMSPDGKGVEVQRYKGLGEMNPEQLWETTLNPEHRILKQVTIDNAVEADSIFSMLMGDEVPPRREFIEKNAKYAKIDA